In Armatimonadia bacterium, the following proteins share a genomic window:
- a CDS encoding sialidase family protein produces the protein MSPFLSLLPALWPILSLSAQVAAEPAYFVREGVPVLARTVGSGWIRGDGFLECQGTERYLYARKALGVGDFHVTARLTIHDLARSAASFCIDDRSHFGFDGASGVPFLSGPLFSRTPQIAADKAPLVQPGKPFTFEFLREKTTLRVLIDGNEVYRTTVSTGPVGTIAFRPWRSRMQISEFKAEGALEPTPPPRTQPIQFTIPLIDLSAEKQRQVVVESIPGQYLGHPTTVLLDDGKTILCTYPLGHGGPAAVLKKSVDGGLTWSERLPVPENWATATNCPCLHRLTGPDGVERLLVVEGGRDLRQSVSVDKGKTWTPFAPNGLHGIVAPITIVPIASGRHLAVYHWGHDGQDRSPLTIYQAISKDGGLTWEDERQIAAVPFADPCEPAVVRSPDGKQLLCLMRENARRYNSLRMVSDDEGQTWSTPVELPASLTGDRHMPRYSRDGRLVIAFRDMAEGSPTRGDFVAWVGTYEDIVKGREGQYRLRLLNSPTKGDLGYPGLELLPDDTFVATTYAVLSPGEKQSVVSVRFTLREVDERAAELPAQEVVFRAGEAGYHTFRIPSLLVTPRGTVLAFCEGRKGSSSDTGDIDLVMKRSTDGGKTFGPLEVLWDDGPHTCGNPCPVVDRDTGTLWLLLTHNLGQDRESAIIDGTSEGTRTVWVTHSADDGVTWARPQEITQTTKAPDWTWYATGPGVGIQLRSGRLVIPCDNVVAGTKAHQSHVIYSDDHGESWKLGGVVGERVNECQVAELADGRLLMNMRNGTGSDSKLRAIATSADGGLTWSRIEHDPALVEPVCQASLIALPDPQEAARRVLLFSNPAGTNRQWMTVKTSEDEGRTWPAARLLFAGPAAYSCLGLLPDGSVGCLYERGSKHPYETIVLARARREWLRTPGTL, from the coding sequence ATGAGCCCTTTCCTGAGTTTGCTGCCTGCTCTGTGGCCGATACTGTCGCTGTCGGCACAGGTCGCTGCCGAGCCCGCGTACTTCGTCAGGGAGGGTGTCCCGGTCCTGGCCCGAACCGTCGGTTCGGGGTGGATCCGGGGCGACGGGTTCCTTGAGTGCCAGGGGACGGAGCGCTATCTGTACGCCCGGAAGGCCCTCGGAGTTGGCGACTTCCACGTGACGGCACGGCTCACGATCCATGATCTCGCCCGCAGCGCCGCCTCCTTCTGCATCGATGACCGCAGCCACTTCGGGTTTGATGGCGCTTCGGGCGTCCCCTTCCTCTCTGGCCCACTCTTTTCGCGGACCCCACAGATTGCTGCCGACAAGGCGCCTTTGGTGCAGCCCGGCAAGCCCTTCACCTTCGAGTTCCTTCGCGAGAAGACTACCTTGCGCGTTCTCATAGACGGTAACGAGGTGTACCGCACCACCGTCAGCACCGGCCCGGTGGGTACCATCGCCTTTCGTCCCTGGAGGAGCAGAATGCAGATCAGCGAGTTCAAGGCCGAAGGGGCGCTCGAGCCGACGCCGCCCCCGCGGACGCAACCCATCCAGTTCACGATCCCGCTCATCGACCTCTCCGCCGAGAAGCAGCGTCAGGTCGTCGTCGAGTCGATACCCGGTCAGTACCTGGGCCACCCCACGACGGTCCTGCTGGATGACGGGAAGACGATTCTGTGCACCTATCCCCTCGGTCATGGCGGGCCGGCGGCGGTGCTCAAGAAGAGCGTCGATGGCGGCTTGACCTGGAGTGAGCGGCTGCCGGTGCCCGAGAACTGGGCGACCGCCACGAACTGCCCGTGCCTGCACCGACTGACCGGCCCCGATGGCGTGGAGCGATTGCTGGTCGTCGAGGGCGGCCGCGACCTGCGGCAGTCGGTCTCCGTGGACAAGGGCAAGACCTGGACACCCTTCGCCCCGAACGGGCTGCATGGCATCGTCGCTCCCATCACCATCGTCCCGATCGCCAGCGGGCGTCACCTCGCCGTGTACCACTGGGGGCACGACGGCCAGGACCGCTCTCCACTGACGATCTACCAGGCGATCTCGAAGGACGGCGGGCTGACCTGGGAGGACGAGCGCCAGATCGCCGCGGTGCCCTTCGCCGACCCCTGTGAGCCCGCTGTGGTCCGGTCGCCGGACGGCAAGCAGCTTCTGTGCCTGATGCGCGAGAACGCGCGACGGTACAACTCGCTGAGGATGGTGAGTGACGATGAGGGCCAGACGTGGTCGACGCCGGTGGAGCTTCCAGCGTCGTTGACGGGCGACCGCCATATGCCGCGGTACTCCCGCGACGGTCGGCTGGTGATCGCCTTCCGTGACATGGCCGAGGGCAGCCCGACCCGGGGTGATTTCGTGGCCTGGGTTGGCACCTATGAGGATATCGTCAAGGGTCGCGAGGGCCAGTACCGCCTTCGGCTGCTCAATAGCCCGACAAAGGGTGACCTGGGGTATCCCGGCCTCGAGCTGCTGCCGGACGACACCTTCGTCGCGACGACCTATGCTGTGCTGAGCCCGGGCGAGAAGCAGTCGGTGGTCAGCGTGCGCTTCACCCTACGGGAAGTGGACGAGAGGGCGGCCGAGTTGCCCGCCCAGGAGGTAGTCTTCCGTGCGGGAGAAGCGGGTTACCATACCTTCCGAATCCCTTCACTGCTGGTGACCCCGCGAGGTACCGTGCTGGCCTTCTGTGAAGGGCGCAAGGGGAGCAGTTCGGATACCGGCGACATCGACCTGGTGATGAAGCGCAGCACTGACGGGGGCAAGACCTTCGGGCCTCTGGAGGTGCTGTGGGATGATGGGCCGCACACCTGCGGGAACCCGTGCCCGGTGGTGGATCGCGACACGGGGACGCTCTGGCTGCTGCTCACCCACAACCTCGGCCAGGACCGCGAGAGCGCCATCATTGACGGTACCAGTGAGGGCACCCGTACGGTCTGGGTGACCCACAGCGCAGACGATGGTGTCACGTGGGCCAGGCCGCAGGAGATCACGCAGACCACCAAGGCCCCCGACTGGACCTGGTATGCCACCGGCCCGGGAGTGGGCATCCAGCTTCGCTCCGGCCGTCTGGTGATCCCCTGTGACAACGTCGTTGCGGGGACGAAGGCGCACCAGTCACACGTGATCTACAGCGACGATCATGGGGAGTCCTGGAAGCTGGGCGGGGTGGTCGGCGAACGCGTCAATGAGTGCCAGGTCGCGGAGCTGGCCGACGGCAGGCTGTTGATGAACATGCGCAACGGAACGGGCTCGGACAGCAAGCTGCGGGCGATTGCTACCAGCGCGGACGGCGGCCTGACCTGGTCCAGGATTGAGCACGACCCAGCCCTGGTGGAGCCGGTCTGTCAGGCGAGTCTAATTGCCTTGCCGGACCCGCAGGAGGCGGCGCGACGGGTTCTGCTGTTCTCCAACCCGGCCGGGACCAACCGGCAGTGGATGACCGTGAAGACGAGCGAGGACGAGGGCCGAACCTGGCCTGCAGCACGACTTCTGTTTGCCGGGCCGGCGGCCTACTCCTGCCTTGGGCTGCTGCCGGACGGCTCCGTCGGCTGCCTGTACGAGCGCGGAAGCAAGCATCCCTACGAGACCATCGTTCTGGCTCGTGCTCGGCGGGAGTGGCTGCGGACACCCGGCACGCTCTAG
- a CDS encoding 2-isopropylmalate synthase — protein sequence MLLFNPVTRVLEEEVYRYQLQDVEEPVLYREIFTYEAVPKVVFNHRLMPMDPPEQLRISDTTFRDGQQARPPFTTEQITHLYDLLHRLSGPNGIIHQCEFFVYSERDRKAVHECQERGYRFPEVTGWIRASRKDFQLVREMGIKETGILTSASDYHIFLKLKKRRSEAMEDYLTVVKMALEEGIRPRCHLEDITRADFYGFVVPFVQKLMELSEEAKVPIKIRACDTLGFGVTYPGVALPRSVKGIIHGLHTFAGVPPEQLEWHGHNDFYRGVINATTAWLYGCGCANGTCLGIGERTGNTPIEALAIEYAALRGGTDGMDLSVITEIADYFRRDIGMEIPPSQPYVGADFNVTRAGIHADGLYKDEEIYNIFNTEAILNRPVGVAVTDKSGLSGISQWINIRYRLTGTERIGKENSGVQAIKERIDAEYEAGRVTQLSDEEMERLTEEFVTLPASAKR from the coding sequence ATGCTGTTATTCAACCCTGTAACCCGCGTCCTCGAGGAAGAGGTCTATAGGTACCAGCTTCAGGACGTTGAAGAGCCCGTCTTGTACCGCGAGATCTTCACCTATGAGGCGGTTCCGAAGGTTGTGTTCAACCATCGCCTGATGCCGATGGATCCCCCGGAGCAACTCCGCATCAGTGACACCACCTTCCGGGACGGCCAGCAGGCACGCCCGCCCTTCACGACCGAGCAGATTACCCATCTGTACGACCTGCTCCACCGTCTGAGCGGACCGAACGGCATCATTCACCAGTGCGAGTTCTTCGTCTACAGCGAGCGTGACCGGAAGGCCGTGCACGAGTGTCAGGAGCGCGGCTACCGCTTCCCGGAGGTCACCGGCTGGATCCGGGCTTCACGCAAGGACTTCCAGTTGGTTCGCGAGATGGGGATCAAGGAGACGGGAATCCTCACCTCGGCCTCCGACTACCACATCTTCCTCAAGCTGAAGAAGCGGCGCAGTGAAGCCATGGAGGACTACCTGACGGTGGTCAAGATGGCGCTGGAGGAGGGCATTCGGCCTCGCTGCCACCTGGAAGACATCACTCGTGCCGACTTCTACGGCTTTGTGGTGCCCTTCGTCCAGAAGCTTATGGAGCTCTCCGAAGAGGCGAAGGTGCCGATCAAGATTCGCGCGTGCGATACACTGGGCTTCGGCGTGACCTATCCCGGCGTGGCCCTGCCACGCAGCGTGAAGGGGATCATCCACGGCCTGCACACCTTCGCGGGCGTCCCGCCCGAGCAGCTCGAATGGCACGGACATAACGATTTCTACCGCGGCGTCATCAATGCGACTACTGCCTGGCTCTACGGCTGCGGCTGTGCCAACGGGACCTGCCTGGGTATCGGCGAGCGAACCGGCAACACCCCCATCGAGGCGCTGGCCATCGAGTATGCGGCCCTGCGCGGCGGCACCGACGGCATGGACCTGTCCGTGATCACCGAGATTGCCGACTACTTCCGCCGCGATATCGGCATGGAGATCCCGCCGAGTCAGCCCTACGTGGGTGCGGACTTCAACGTAACCCGCGCGGGTATCCATGCCGACGGTCTGTACAAGGACGAGGAGATCTACAACATCTTCAACACCGAAGCGATCCTCAATCGTCCGGTCGGCGTGGCCGTCACCGACAAATCGGGGCTGTCCGGCATCTCCCAGTGGATCAACATCCGCTACCGGCTCACCGGCACGGAGCGCATCGGCAAGGAGAACAGCGGCGTCCAAGCCATCAAGGAGCGCATCGATGCCGAGTACGAAGCGGGCCGGGTGACCCAGCTCTCTGATGAGGAGATGGAGCGGCTCACCGAGGAGTTCGTCACGCTCCCAGCCTCGGCCAAGCGATAG
- the melA gene encoding alpha-galactosidase, whose product MPKIAFIGAGSFGFTRTLVKDILTFPLMENAELALMDINEERLTCITQAVERIVKEGGYPATVSPTTDRREALKDADAVIITILAGGVQVWRHDIEIPAKYGVDMNVGDTRSVAGVFRALRTIPVMLDICRDIEELCPKAVVLNYTNPMAMLCRAMQSATTTNFTGLCHSVQGTAQMIANWIGAPMSEIHYVCAGINHLSWFVKYLWNGEDAYPLLRKAMKKKAVYNHEQVRNEMFLALGYYVTESSGHNSEYNWWFRKRADIMDKYCKSGTGWNPGEHAYILKSYLDREKNWKRDITKWLENPAPLNLSRGHEYAAHIISAWLGGDPYRFNGNVPNTAVVTNLPENCCVEVPVFATRGALQTVHVGDLPAQVQPLTAISVAVEEMAVEAALKGDPELVYQALCYDPLCAAVLSLAEIKDMTKKMLKKNQAYLPQFESVSF is encoded by the coding sequence ATGCCAAAGATCGCCTTTATCGGAGCAGGCAGTTTCGGATTCACCCGCACGCTGGTCAAGGACATCCTGACCTTCCCGCTGATGGAGAACGCGGAACTCGCGCTGATGGACATCAACGAGGAGCGCCTCACCTGCATCACCCAGGCTGTTGAGCGAATCGTCAAGGAGGGCGGCTACCCGGCTACGGTCAGCCCGACCACGGACCGGCGCGAGGCCCTCAAGGATGCCGACGCCGTCATCATCACCATCCTGGCCGGCGGCGTGCAGGTTTGGCGGCACGACATCGAGATCCCCGCCAAGTACGGGGTCGACATGAACGTGGGAGACACTCGCAGCGTGGCCGGCGTGTTCCGGGCCTTGCGCACCATCCCCGTCATGCTGGATATCTGCCGCGACATCGAGGAGCTCTGCCCGAAGGCGGTCGTGCTCAACTACACGAACCCGATGGCGATGCTGTGCCGCGCGATGCAGAGCGCGACCACCACGAACTTCACCGGTCTGTGCCACAGCGTTCAGGGCACTGCCCAGATGATCGCCAACTGGATCGGCGCCCCGATGAGCGAGATCCACTATGTCTGCGCCGGCATCAACCACCTGTCCTGGTTCGTCAAGTACCTGTGGAACGGCGAGGACGCGTACCCGCTGCTGCGCAAGGCCATGAAGAAGAAGGCCGTCTACAACCACGAGCAGGTGCGCAACGAGATGTTCCTGGCTCTGGGCTACTACGTCACCGAGTCCAGCGGCCACAACTCTGAGTACAACTGGTGGTTCCGCAAGCGCGCCGACATCATGGACAAGTACTGCAAGAGCGGCACCGGCTGGAACCCCGGCGAGCACGCCTACATCCTCAAGAGCTACCTCGACCGCGAGAAGAACTGGAAGAGAGACATCACCAAGTGGCTGGAGAACCCTGCGCCGCTCAATCTCTCGCGTGGTCATGAGTACGCCGCCCACATCATCAGCGCCTGGCTCGGCGGCGATCCCTACCGCTTCAACGGCAACGTTCCGAACACGGCCGTCGTGACCAACCTGCCGGAGAACTGCTGCGTCGAGGTCCCGGTCTTCGCTACCCGCGGTGCGCTGCAGACCGTCCATGTTGGCGACCTGCCCGCGCAGGTGCAGCCGCTGACCGCGATCAGTGTGGCCGTGGAAGAGATGGCCGTCGAGGCCGCCCTGAAGGGCGATCCCGAGCTCGTCTACCAGGCCCTCTGCTACGACCCGCTGTGCGCTGCGGTGCTGTCCCTGGCCGAGATCAAGGACATGACCAAGAAGATGCTCAAGAAGAACCAGGCCTACCTGCCGCAGTTCGAGAGCGTCAGCTTCTAG